One Festucalex cinctus isolate MCC-2025b chromosome 1, RoL_Fcin_1.0, whole genome shotgun sequence genomic region harbors:
- the tom1l2a gene encoding TOM1-like protein 2 isoform X8, whose amino-acid sequence MEFLLGNPYSTPVGQCIERATDGGLQNEDWALNMEICDIINETDEGPKDAMRALKKRLSGNKNYREVMLALTVMETCVKNCGHRFHVQVANRDFIDGVLVKIISPKANPPTIVQDKVLSLIQAWADAFRSSPDLTGVVHIYEELKRKGLEFPMADLDALSPIHTPQRGTPEVDPAMIKYLAPATTAASPKPATNSPATQVSPHGPITATPQQVARLRSELDIVRGNIKVLSEMLTEMVPGQEDKSDLELLQELHRTCRAMQQRVVELISRMSNEEVTEELLHVNDDLNNIFLRYERYERYRSGRGAQNKGILGEATDDNLIDLGPGSPAVVTPRVASSTPPHSTAGAAASPARNPAAASLSSALAGLDVGPTSQPSRNQDDFDMFAQTRGSSLADQRKNVKYEDPQALGGLASALDVRQHNTGGKGDPPDEGVTSEEFDKFLEERAKASDTSPPGDNPAHPARAPVGSHKKAERTEDALFAL is encoded by the exons ATGGAGTTCTTACTCGGAAATCCCTACAGCACTCCCGTGGGCCAATGCATTG AGAGGGCCACTGATGGAGGGCTCCAGAATGAAGACTGGGCCCTCAACATGGAGATCTGTGACATCATAAACGAGACTGATGAGGG GCCGAAAGATGCCATGCGAGCGTTAAAGAAACGACTCAGTGGCAACAAGAATTACCGAGAAGTCATGCTGGCGCTAACG GTAATGGAGACGTGTGTGAAGAACTGTGGCCACAGGTTTCACGTTCAGGTGGCCAACAGAGATTTCATTGATGGCGTTTTGGTGAAAATAATCTCCCCCAAAGCCAATCCGCCAACCATCGTGCAAGACAAAGTGCTGTCGCTCATACAG GCCTGGGCCGATGCATTCCGGAGCAGTCCTGATCTTACGGGGGTGGTCCACATCTATGAAGAACTGAAGAGGAAGGGGCTGGAGTTCCCCATGGCAGATTTGGATGCACTGTCGCCCATCCACACACCACAGCGG GGAACACCAGAGGTGGACCCAGCCATGATCAAGTACCTCGCACCTGCAACCACTGCTGCATCTCCAAAACCTGCAACAAACTCACCTGCAACACAGGTCTCTCCACATGGCCCCATCACCGCAACTCCCCAACAG GTGGCACGGTTACGTAGTGAGTTGGACATTGTGAGAGGCAACATTAAAGTCTTGTCAGAGATGCTCACAGAGATGGTCCCCGGCCAGGAAGATAAATCCGACCTAGAGCTGCTCCAG GAGCTGCACAGGACATGCAGAGCAATGCAGCAGCGAGTCGTTGAACTGATCTCACGCATGTCAAACGAGGAAGTGACCGAGGAGCTGCTGCACGTCAACGACGACCTCAACAACATTTTCCTCCGATACGAGAG GTATGAAAGGTACAGGTCGGGGAGAGGCGCTCAGAACAAAGGG ATTTTGGGTGAGGCCACAGATGACAATCTGATTGACTTGGGTCCCGGCTCTCCTGCTGTGGTCACACCCAGAGTGGCATCCAGCACGCCTCCTCACAGCACCGCAGGGGCCGCTGCCTCCCCAGCCCGTAACCCCGCTGCGGCATCCCTGTCCTCTGCGCTGGCCGGCCTTG ATGTCGGTCCTACAAGTCAACCAAGCCGCAACCAGGATGACTTTGACATGTTTGCCCAGACTCGGGGCAGCTCTCTGGCTGACCAACGTAAAAA TGTCAAGTACGAAGATCCGCAGGCTCTGGGTGGTCTGGCCTCGGCTTTGGATGTTAGACAGCACAACACTGGAGGG AAAGGCGATCCTCCGGATGAAGGTGTAACCAGTGAAG AGTTTGATAAGTTCCTGGAGGAGCGAGCGAAGGCATCAGATACATCACCACCCGGGGATAACCCCGCTCATCCGGCCCGCGCTCCCGTCGGCTCGCACAAGAAAGCCGAACGGACGGAAGACGCCCTCTTTGCCTTGTAG
- the tom1l2a gene encoding TOM1-like protein 2 isoform X3, with product MEFLLGNPYSTPVGQCIERATDGGLQNEDWALNMEICDIINETDEGPKDAMRALKKRLSGNKNYREVMLALTVMETCVKNCGHRFHVQVANRDFIDGVLVKIISPKANPPTIVQDKVLSLIQAWADAFRSSPDLTGVVHIYEELKRKGLEFPMADLDALSPIHTPQRGTPEVDPAMIKYLAPATTAASPKPATNSPATQVSPHGPITATPQQVARLRSELDIVRGNIKVLSEMLTEMVPGQEDKSDLELLQELHRTCRAMQQRVVELISRMSNEEVTEELLHVNDDLNNIFLRYERYERYRSGRGAQNKGILGEATDDNLIDLGPGSPAVVTPRVASSTPPHSTAGAAASPARNPAAASLSSALAGLDVGPTSQPSRNQDDFDMFAQTRGSSLADQRKNVKYEDPQALGGLASALDVRQHNTGGLRVERSDNPADQELPIDSWLITQGMIPVSQSSVMDDIEEWLCADVKGDPPDEGVTSEEFDKFLEERAKASDTSPPGDNPAHPARAPVGSHKKAERTEDALFAL from the exons ATGGAGTTCTTACTCGGAAATCCCTACAGCACTCCCGTGGGCCAATGCATTG AGAGGGCCACTGATGGAGGGCTCCAGAATGAAGACTGGGCCCTCAACATGGAGATCTGTGACATCATAAACGAGACTGATGAGGG GCCGAAAGATGCCATGCGAGCGTTAAAGAAACGACTCAGTGGCAACAAGAATTACCGAGAAGTCATGCTGGCGCTAACG GTAATGGAGACGTGTGTGAAGAACTGTGGCCACAGGTTTCACGTTCAGGTGGCCAACAGAGATTTCATTGATGGCGTTTTGGTGAAAATAATCTCCCCCAAAGCCAATCCGCCAACCATCGTGCAAGACAAAGTGCTGTCGCTCATACAG GCCTGGGCCGATGCATTCCGGAGCAGTCCTGATCTTACGGGGGTGGTCCACATCTATGAAGAACTGAAGAGGAAGGGGCTGGAGTTCCCCATGGCAGATTTGGATGCACTGTCGCCCATCCACACACCACAGCGG GGAACACCAGAGGTGGACCCAGCCATGATCAAGTACCTCGCACCTGCAACCACTGCTGCATCTCCAAAACCTGCAACAAACTCACCTGCAACACAGGTCTCTCCACATGGCCCCATCACCGCAACTCCCCAACAG GTGGCACGGTTACGTAGTGAGTTGGACATTGTGAGAGGCAACATTAAAGTCTTGTCAGAGATGCTCACAGAGATGGTCCCCGGCCAGGAAGATAAATCCGACCTAGAGCTGCTCCAG GAGCTGCACAGGACATGCAGAGCAATGCAGCAGCGAGTCGTTGAACTGATCTCACGCATGTCAAACGAGGAAGTGACCGAGGAGCTGCTGCACGTCAACGACGACCTCAACAACATTTTCCTCCGATACGAGAG GTATGAAAGGTACAGGTCGGGGAGAGGCGCTCAGAACAAAGGG ATTTTGGGTGAGGCCACAGATGACAATCTGATTGACTTGGGTCCCGGCTCTCCTGCTGTGGTCACACCCAGAGTGGCATCCAGCACGCCTCCTCACAGCACCGCAGGGGCCGCTGCCTCCCCAGCCCGTAACCCCGCTGCGGCATCCCTGTCCTCTGCGCTGGCCGGCCTTG ATGTCGGTCCTACAAGTCAACCAAGCCGCAACCAGGATGACTTTGACATGTTTGCCCAGACTCGGGGCAGCTCTCTGGCTGACCAACGTAAAAA TGTCAAGTACGAAGATCCGCAGGCTCTGGGTGGTCTGGCCTCGGCTTTGGATGTTAGACAGCACAACACTGGAGGG CTGAGGGTAGAAAGGAGTGATAACCCGGCAGATCAGGAGCTGCCCATAGACAGCTGGCTTATTACCCAAGGAATG ATCCCTGTATCGCAGTCCTCTGTCATGGATGACATAGAGGAGTGGCTCTGTGCTGACGTG AAAGGCGATCCTCCGGATGAAGGTGTAACCAGTGAAG AGTTTGATAAGTTCCTGGAGGAGCGAGCGAAGGCATCAGATACATCACCACCCGGGGATAACCCCGCTCATCCGGCCCGCGCTCCCGTCGGCTCGCACAAGAAAGCCGAACGGACGGAAGACGCCCTCTTTGCCTTGTAG
- the tom1l2a gene encoding TOM1-like protein 2 isoform X5: MEFLLGNPYSTPVGQCIERATDGGLQNEDWALNMEICDIINETDEGPKDAMRALKKRLSGNKNYREVMLALTVMETCVKNCGHRFHVQVANRDFIDGVLVKIISPKANPPTIVQDKVLSLIQAWADAFRSSPDLTGVVHIYEELKRKGLEFPMADLDALSPIHTPQRGTPEVDPAMIKYLAPATTAASPKPATNSPATQVSPHGPITATPQQVARLRSELDIVRGNIKVLSEMLTEMVPGQEDKSDLELLQELHRTCRAMQQRVVELISRMSNEEVTEELLHVNDDLNNIFLRYERYERYRSGRGAQNKGLTEASMTLLPCSGPAKVPGMNSVIILGEATDDNLIDLGPGSPAVVTPRVASSTPPHSTAGAAASPARNPAAASLSSALAGLDVGPTSQPSRNQDDFDMFAQTRGSSLADQRKNVKYEDPQALGGLASALDVRQHNTGGKGDPPDEGVTSEEFDKFLEERAKASDTSPPGDNPAHPARAPVGSHKKAERTEDALFAL, translated from the exons ATGGAGTTCTTACTCGGAAATCCCTACAGCACTCCCGTGGGCCAATGCATTG AGAGGGCCACTGATGGAGGGCTCCAGAATGAAGACTGGGCCCTCAACATGGAGATCTGTGACATCATAAACGAGACTGATGAGGG GCCGAAAGATGCCATGCGAGCGTTAAAGAAACGACTCAGTGGCAACAAGAATTACCGAGAAGTCATGCTGGCGCTAACG GTAATGGAGACGTGTGTGAAGAACTGTGGCCACAGGTTTCACGTTCAGGTGGCCAACAGAGATTTCATTGATGGCGTTTTGGTGAAAATAATCTCCCCCAAAGCCAATCCGCCAACCATCGTGCAAGACAAAGTGCTGTCGCTCATACAG GCCTGGGCCGATGCATTCCGGAGCAGTCCTGATCTTACGGGGGTGGTCCACATCTATGAAGAACTGAAGAGGAAGGGGCTGGAGTTCCCCATGGCAGATTTGGATGCACTGTCGCCCATCCACACACCACAGCGG GGAACACCAGAGGTGGACCCAGCCATGATCAAGTACCTCGCACCTGCAACCACTGCTGCATCTCCAAAACCTGCAACAAACTCACCTGCAACACAGGTCTCTCCACATGGCCCCATCACCGCAACTCCCCAACAG GTGGCACGGTTACGTAGTGAGTTGGACATTGTGAGAGGCAACATTAAAGTCTTGTCAGAGATGCTCACAGAGATGGTCCCCGGCCAGGAAGATAAATCCGACCTAGAGCTGCTCCAG GAGCTGCACAGGACATGCAGAGCAATGCAGCAGCGAGTCGTTGAACTGATCTCACGCATGTCAAACGAGGAAGTGACCGAGGAGCTGCTGCACGTCAACGACGACCTCAACAACATTTTCCTCCGATACGAGAG GTATGAAAGGTACAGGTCGGGGAGAGGCGCTCAGAACAAAGGG CTGACGGAGGCAAGTATGACATTGCTGCCATGTTCAGGGCCAGCCAAAGTTCCTGGGATGAACAGTGTGATA ATTTTGGGTGAGGCCACAGATGACAATCTGATTGACTTGGGTCCCGGCTCTCCTGCTGTGGTCACACCCAGAGTGGCATCCAGCACGCCTCCTCACAGCACCGCAGGGGCCGCTGCCTCCCCAGCCCGTAACCCCGCTGCGGCATCCCTGTCCTCTGCGCTGGCCGGCCTTG ATGTCGGTCCTACAAGTCAACCAAGCCGCAACCAGGATGACTTTGACATGTTTGCCCAGACTCGGGGCAGCTCTCTGGCTGACCAACGTAAAAA TGTCAAGTACGAAGATCCGCAGGCTCTGGGTGGTCTGGCCTCGGCTTTGGATGTTAGACAGCACAACACTGGAGGG AAAGGCGATCCTCCGGATGAAGGTGTAACCAGTGAAG AGTTTGATAAGTTCCTGGAGGAGCGAGCGAAGGCATCAGATACATCACCACCCGGGGATAACCCCGCTCATCCGGCCCGCGCTCCCGTCGGCTCGCACAAGAAAGCCGAACGGACGGAAGACGCCCTCTTTGCCTTGTAG
- the tom1l2a gene encoding TOM1-like protein 2 isoform X6, producing MEFLLGNPYSTPVGQCIERATDGGLQNEDWALNMEICDIINETDEGPKDAMRALKKRLSGNKNYREVMLALTVMETCVKNCGHRFHVQVANRDFIDGVLVKIISPKANPPTIVQDKVLSLIQAWADAFRSSPDLTGVVHIYEELKRKGLEFPMADLDALSPIHTPQRGTPEVDPAMIKYLAPATTAASPKPATNSPATQVSPHGPITATPQQVARLRSELDIVRGNIKVLSEMLTEMVPGQEDKSDLELLQELHRTCRAMQQRVVELISRMSNEEVTEELLHVNDDLNNIFLRYERYERYRSGRGAQNKGILGEATDDNLIDLGPGSPAVVTPRVASSTPPHSTAGAAASPARNPAAASLSSALAGLDVGPTSQPSRNQDDFDMFAQTRGSSLADQRKNVKYEDPQALGGLASALDVRQHNTGGIPVSQSSVMDDIEEWLCADVKGDPPDEGVTSEEFDKFLEERAKASDTSPPGDNPAHPARAPVGSHKKAERTEDALFAL from the exons ATGGAGTTCTTACTCGGAAATCCCTACAGCACTCCCGTGGGCCAATGCATTG AGAGGGCCACTGATGGAGGGCTCCAGAATGAAGACTGGGCCCTCAACATGGAGATCTGTGACATCATAAACGAGACTGATGAGGG GCCGAAAGATGCCATGCGAGCGTTAAAGAAACGACTCAGTGGCAACAAGAATTACCGAGAAGTCATGCTGGCGCTAACG GTAATGGAGACGTGTGTGAAGAACTGTGGCCACAGGTTTCACGTTCAGGTGGCCAACAGAGATTTCATTGATGGCGTTTTGGTGAAAATAATCTCCCCCAAAGCCAATCCGCCAACCATCGTGCAAGACAAAGTGCTGTCGCTCATACAG GCCTGGGCCGATGCATTCCGGAGCAGTCCTGATCTTACGGGGGTGGTCCACATCTATGAAGAACTGAAGAGGAAGGGGCTGGAGTTCCCCATGGCAGATTTGGATGCACTGTCGCCCATCCACACACCACAGCGG GGAACACCAGAGGTGGACCCAGCCATGATCAAGTACCTCGCACCTGCAACCACTGCTGCATCTCCAAAACCTGCAACAAACTCACCTGCAACACAGGTCTCTCCACATGGCCCCATCACCGCAACTCCCCAACAG GTGGCACGGTTACGTAGTGAGTTGGACATTGTGAGAGGCAACATTAAAGTCTTGTCAGAGATGCTCACAGAGATGGTCCCCGGCCAGGAAGATAAATCCGACCTAGAGCTGCTCCAG GAGCTGCACAGGACATGCAGAGCAATGCAGCAGCGAGTCGTTGAACTGATCTCACGCATGTCAAACGAGGAAGTGACCGAGGAGCTGCTGCACGTCAACGACGACCTCAACAACATTTTCCTCCGATACGAGAG GTATGAAAGGTACAGGTCGGGGAGAGGCGCTCAGAACAAAGGG ATTTTGGGTGAGGCCACAGATGACAATCTGATTGACTTGGGTCCCGGCTCTCCTGCTGTGGTCACACCCAGAGTGGCATCCAGCACGCCTCCTCACAGCACCGCAGGGGCCGCTGCCTCCCCAGCCCGTAACCCCGCTGCGGCATCCCTGTCCTCTGCGCTGGCCGGCCTTG ATGTCGGTCCTACAAGTCAACCAAGCCGCAACCAGGATGACTTTGACATGTTTGCCCAGACTCGGGGCAGCTCTCTGGCTGACCAACGTAAAAA TGTCAAGTACGAAGATCCGCAGGCTCTGGGTGGTCTGGCCTCGGCTTTGGATGTTAGACAGCACAACACTGGAGGG ATCCCTGTATCGCAGTCCTCTGTCATGGATGACATAGAGGAGTGGCTCTGTGCTGACGTG AAAGGCGATCCTCCGGATGAAGGTGTAACCAGTGAAG AGTTTGATAAGTTCCTGGAGGAGCGAGCGAAGGCATCAGATACATCACCACCCGGGGATAACCCCGCTCATCCGGCCCGCGCTCCCGTCGGCTCGCACAAGAAAGCCGAACGGACGGAAGACGCCCTCTTTGCCTTGTAG
- the tom1l2a gene encoding TOM1-like protein 2 isoform X2 yields MEFLLGNPYSTPVGQCIERATDGGLQNEDWALNMEICDIINETDEGPKDAMRALKKRLSGNKNYREVMLALTVMETCVKNCGHRFHVQVANRDFIDGVLVKIISPKANPPTIVQDKVLSLIQAWADAFRSSPDLTGVVHIYEELKRKGLEFPMADLDALSPIHTPQRGTPEVDPAMIKYLAPATTAASPKPATNSPATQVSPHGPITATPQQVARLRSELDIVRGNIKVLSEMLTEMVPGQEDKSDLELLQELHRTCRAMQQRVVELISRMSNEEVTEELLHVNDDLNNIFLRYERYERYRSGRGAQNKGLTEASMTLLPCSGPAKVPGMNSVIILGEATDDNLIDLGPGSPAVVTPRVASSTPPHSTAGAAASPARNPAAASLSSALAGLDVGPTSQPSRNQDDFDMFAQTRGSSLADQRKNVKYEDPQALGGLASALDVRQHNTGGLRVERSDNPADQELPIDSWLITQGMKGDPPDEGVTSEEFDKFLEERAKASDTSPPGDNPAHPARAPVGSHKKAERTEDALFAL; encoded by the exons ATGGAGTTCTTACTCGGAAATCCCTACAGCACTCCCGTGGGCCAATGCATTG AGAGGGCCACTGATGGAGGGCTCCAGAATGAAGACTGGGCCCTCAACATGGAGATCTGTGACATCATAAACGAGACTGATGAGGG GCCGAAAGATGCCATGCGAGCGTTAAAGAAACGACTCAGTGGCAACAAGAATTACCGAGAAGTCATGCTGGCGCTAACG GTAATGGAGACGTGTGTGAAGAACTGTGGCCACAGGTTTCACGTTCAGGTGGCCAACAGAGATTTCATTGATGGCGTTTTGGTGAAAATAATCTCCCCCAAAGCCAATCCGCCAACCATCGTGCAAGACAAAGTGCTGTCGCTCATACAG GCCTGGGCCGATGCATTCCGGAGCAGTCCTGATCTTACGGGGGTGGTCCACATCTATGAAGAACTGAAGAGGAAGGGGCTGGAGTTCCCCATGGCAGATTTGGATGCACTGTCGCCCATCCACACACCACAGCGG GGAACACCAGAGGTGGACCCAGCCATGATCAAGTACCTCGCACCTGCAACCACTGCTGCATCTCCAAAACCTGCAACAAACTCACCTGCAACACAGGTCTCTCCACATGGCCCCATCACCGCAACTCCCCAACAG GTGGCACGGTTACGTAGTGAGTTGGACATTGTGAGAGGCAACATTAAAGTCTTGTCAGAGATGCTCACAGAGATGGTCCCCGGCCAGGAAGATAAATCCGACCTAGAGCTGCTCCAG GAGCTGCACAGGACATGCAGAGCAATGCAGCAGCGAGTCGTTGAACTGATCTCACGCATGTCAAACGAGGAAGTGACCGAGGAGCTGCTGCACGTCAACGACGACCTCAACAACATTTTCCTCCGATACGAGAG GTATGAAAGGTACAGGTCGGGGAGAGGCGCTCAGAACAAAGGG CTGACGGAGGCAAGTATGACATTGCTGCCATGTTCAGGGCCAGCCAAAGTTCCTGGGATGAACAGTGTGATA ATTTTGGGTGAGGCCACAGATGACAATCTGATTGACTTGGGTCCCGGCTCTCCTGCTGTGGTCACACCCAGAGTGGCATCCAGCACGCCTCCTCACAGCACCGCAGGGGCCGCTGCCTCCCCAGCCCGTAACCCCGCTGCGGCATCCCTGTCCTCTGCGCTGGCCGGCCTTG ATGTCGGTCCTACAAGTCAACCAAGCCGCAACCAGGATGACTTTGACATGTTTGCCCAGACTCGGGGCAGCTCTCTGGCTGACCAACGTAAAAA TGTCAAGTACGAAGATCCGCAGGCTCTGGGTGGTCTGGCCTCGGCTTTGGATGTTAGACAGCACAACACTGGAGGG CTGAGGGTAGAAAGGAGTGATAACCCGGCAGATCAGGAGCTGCCCATAGACAGCTGGCTTATTACCCAAGGAATG AAAGGCGATCCTCCGGATGAAGGTGTAACCAGTGAAG AGTTTGATAAGTTCCTGGAGGAGCGAGCGAAGGCATCAGATACATCACCACCCGGGGATAACCCCGCTCATCCGGCCCGCGCTCCCGTCGGCTCGCACAAGAAAGCCGAACGGACGGAAGACGCCCTCTTTGCCTTGTAG
- the tom1l2a gene encoding TOM1-like protein 2 isoform X1: MEFLLGNPYSTPVGQCIERATDGGLQNEDWALNMEICDIINETDEGPKDAMRALKKRLSGNKNYREVMLALTVMETCVKNCGHRFHVQVANRDFIDGVLVKIISPKANPPTIVQDKVLSLIQAWADAFRSSPDLTGVVHIYEELKRKGLEFPMADLDALSPIHTPQRGTPEVDPAMIKYLAPATTAASPKPATNSPATQVSPHGPITATPQQVARLRSELDIVRGNIKVLSEMLTEMVPGQEDKSDLELLQELHRTCRAMQQRVVELISRMSNEEVTEELLHVNDDLNNIFLRYERYERYRSGRGAQNKGLTEASMTLLPCSGPAKVPGMNSVIILGEATDDNLIDLGPGSPAVVTPRVASSTPPHSTAGAAASPARNPAAASLSSALAGLDVGPTSQPSRNQDDFDMFAQTRGSSLADQRKNVKYEDPQALGGLASALDVRQHNTGGLRVERSDNPADQELPIDSWLITQGMIPVSQSSVMDDIEEWLCADVKGDPPDEGVTSEEFDKFLEERAKASDTSPPGDNPAHPARAPVGSHKKAERTEDALFAL; this comes from the exons ATGGAGTTCTTACTCGGAAATCCCTACAGCACTCCCGTGGGCCAATGCATTG AGAGGGCCACTGATGGAGGGCTCCAGAATGAAGACTGGGCCCTCAACATGGAGATCTGTGACATCATAAACGAGACTGATGAGGG GCCGAAAGATGCCATGCGAGCGTTAAAGAAACGACTCAGTGGCAACAAGAATTACCGAGAAGTCATGCTGGCGCTAACG GTAATGGAGACGTGTGTGAAGAACTGTGGCCACAGGTTTCACGTTCAGGTGGCCAACAGAGATTTCATTGATGGCGTTTTGGTGAAAATAATCTCCCCCAAAGCCAATCCGCCAACCATCGTGCAAGACAAAGTGCTGTCGCTCATACAG GCCTGGGCCGATGCATTCCGGAGCAGTCCTGATCTTACGGGGGTGGTCCACATCTATGAAGAACTGAAGAGGAAGGGGCTGGAGTTCCCCATGGCAGATTTGGATGCACTGTCGCCCATCCACACACCACAGCGG GGAACACCAGAGGTGGACCCAGCCATGATCAAGTACCTCGCACCTGCAACCACTGCTGCATCTCCAAAACCTGCAACAAACTCACCTGCAACACAGGTCTCTCCACATGGCCCCATCACCGCAACTCCCCAACAG GTGGCACGGTTACGTAGTGAGTTGGACATTGTGAGAGGCAACATTAAAGTCTTGTCAGAGATGCTCACAGAGATGGTCCCCGGCCAGGAAGATAAATCCGACCTAGAGCTGCTCCAG GAGCTGCACAGGACATGCAGAGCAATGCAGCAGCGAGTCGTTGAACTGATCTCACGCATGTCAAACGAGGAAGTGACCGAGGAGCTGCTGCACGTCAACGACGACCTCAACAACATTTTCCTCCGATACGAGAG GTATGAAAGGTACAGGTCGGGGAGAGGCGCTCAGAACAAAGGG CTGACGGAGGCAAGTATGACATTGCTGCCATGTTCAGGGCCAGCCAAAGTTCCTGGGATGAACAGTGTGATA ATTTTGGGTGAGGCCACAGATGACAATCTGATTGACTTGGGTCCCGGCTCTCCTGCTGTGGTCACACCCAGAGTGGCATCCAGCACGCCTCCTCACAGCACCGCAGGGGCCGCTGCCTCCCCAGCCCGTAACCCCGCTGCGGCATCCCTGTCCTCTGCGCTGGCCGGCCTTG ATGTCGGTCCTACAAGTCAACCAAGCCGCAACCAGGATGACTTTGACATGTTTGCCCAGACTCGGGGCAGCTCTCTGGCTGACCAACGTAAAAA TGTCAAGTACGAAGATCCGCAGGCTCTGGGTGGTCTGGCCTCGGCTTTGGATGTTAGACAGCACAACACTGGAGGG CTGAGGGTAGAAAGGAGTGATAACCCGGCAGATCAGGAGCTGCCCATAGACAGCTGGCTTATTACCCAAGGAATG ATCCCTGTATCGCAGTCCTCTGTCATGGATGACATAGAGGAGTGGCTCTGTGCTGACGTG AAAGGCGATCCTCCGGATGAAGGTGTAACCAGTGAAG AGTTTGATAAGTTCCTGGAGGAGCGAGCGAAGGCATCAGATACATCACCACCCGGGGATAACCCCGCTCATCCGGCCCGCGCTCCCGTCGGCTCGCACAAGAAAGCCGAACGGACGGAAGACGCCCTCTTTGCCTTGTAG